In a genomic window of Balaenoptera ricei isolate mBalRic1 chromosome 3, mBalRic1.hap2, whole genome shotgun sequence:
- the LOC132363559 gene encoding small ribosomal subunit protein uS5-like produces MADDAGAAGGPGGPGMGGRGGFRGGFGSGVRGRGRGRGQGRGRGRGARGGKAEDKEWLPVTKLGRLVKVMKIKSLEEIYLFSLPIKESEIIDFFWGASLKDEVLKIMPVQKQTRAGQQTRFKAFVAIGDYNGHVGLGVKCSKEEATAIRGAIILAKLSIVPVRRGYWGNKIGKPHTVPCKVTGCCGCVLVCLIPAPRGTGIVSAPVPKKLLMMAGIDDCYTSARGSTATLGNFAKATFDAISKTYSYLTPDLWKETVFTKSPYQEFTDHLVKTHTRVSVQRTQAPAVATT; encoded by the coding sequence ATGGCGGATGACGCCGGTGCTGCGGGAGGGCCCGGAGGCCCTGGCATGGGAGGCCGTGGTGGCTTCCGCGGAGGCTTCGGCAGCGGCgtccggggccggggccggggtcgCGGTCAGGGCCGGGGCCGAGGCCGCGGAGCTCGCGGAGGCAAGGCCGAGGACAAGGAGTGGCTCCCCGTCACCAAGCTGGGCCGCTTGGTCAAGGTCATGAAGATCAAGTCCCTGGAGGAGATCTATCTCTTTTCTTTGCCCATCAAGGAATCTGAGATCATTGACTTTTTTTGGGGGGCATCTCTCAAGGACGAGGTTTTGAAGATTATGCCTGTGCAAAAGCAGACCCGTGCTGGCCAGCAGACCAGGTTCAAGGCGTTTGTCGCCATCGGGGATTACAACGGACATGTTGGTTTGGGTGTGAAGTGCTCTAAGGAGGAAGCCACTGCCATCCGTGGGGCCATCATTCTGGCCAAGCTCTCCATCGTCCCCGTGCGACGAGGCTACTGGGGGAACAAGATTGGCAAGCCCCATACCGTCCCTTGCAAGGTGACTGGCTGCTGTGGCTGTGTGCTGGTGTGCCTCATCCCTGCCCCCAGGGGCACTGGCATCGTCTCAGCCCCTGTGCCCAAGAAGCTACTGATGATGGCTGGAATTGACGACTGCTACACCTCTGCCAGGGGCAGCACTGCCACGCTGGGCAACTTCGCCAAGGCCACTTTTGATGCCATTTCCAAGACCTACAGTTATCTCACTCCTGATCTCTGGAAAGAGACGGTGTTCACCAAGTCTCCATATCAGGAATTCACTGACCATCTTGTGAAGACCCACACCAGAGTTTCCGTGCAGAGGACCCAGGCTCCAGCTGTAGCCACCACATAG